One Hydrogenobacter sp. genomic window carries:
- the recG gene encoding ATP-dependent DNA helicase RecG — translation MEKIEKAKRFIQELEENRHIKLKRSSGVGLYLFNLLREELEPVYLNLLKDFDKVSLQKRIGILKVIKERLTHPTHKISVDFSGFEKKPIEKFFVPIDKIKVLDEKEKKLLKSLGIKDLYSALWYLPVRYEDRRLNNSVKTTKAGQKIALKLKVVETGYDPSEKYPAFVKCEDATGILYLRFRYKNEKPLYPFRRGSQIVVYGRLKEFKGERYMVHPEVSFQENEFGRILPFYYIRTKGEIKTFSSKTRHKKVRQAIEKLLEYTKFMPEYLPAELLQKYGFPKIGESLYLAHNPCDEDEDTLNSFRTSFQRRLIYEELLLFQLALQVKKRQIKSLSAVCLTKPEEHMEEFMSTLPFRLTEAQRKVLKEISLDIKSKRPMNRLLQGDVGSGKTVVAMAVSYAFAKEGYQCAIMAPTEILAQQHYESFRKFLEPLGIRVSILTGSIRGSTRRSIYKHVNTGDIQVLIGTHALLQDNLEFKNLAFVVIDEQHRFGVMQRKDMLKKGKGLFPHCLVMSATPIPRTLALCLYGDLDISIIDQMPKGRKPVITKVLFESEMERCLSFIRQELSKGGKVYVIYPLIESSEKLQLKSATDEYIRWKDLFPDRKVLLMHGKLKDSEKEAVMKEFRKDGDILVSTTVVEVGVDVPSATVMVIESAHMFGLSQIHQLRGRVGRSERQGYCFLIVPDHLRNTDAEAINRLKILVQINDGFKIAEEDLKLRGPGELMGVSQSGYFGFNVANLARVQDKYMLQLAKEDVSRFIDNLTSVEDIKKLLIYKYSERIDISYIA, via the coding sequence ATGGAAAAGATAGAAAAAGCAAAGAGATTCATACAGGAGCTTGAAGAAAACAGGCATATCAAACTCAAGAGAAGTTCTGGTGTGGGTCTTTACCTTTTTAATTTACTCAGGGAAGAGCTTGAACCTGTTTATCTTAACCTCCTTAAAGATTTTGATAAAGTATCTTTACAGAAGCGTATAGGCATACTCAAAGTGATAAAGGAAAGGCTCACTCATCCTACCCACAAAATAAGCGTTGACTTTTCTGGTTTTGAAAAGAAACCTATAGAGAAGTTCTTTGTACCAATAGATAAAATAAAGGTTCTCGATGAAAAAGAAAAGAAACTGCTCAAGTCCCTCGGTATAAAGGACCTTTACTCGGCGCTATGGTATCTGCCGGTGAGATACGAAGACAGGAGGTTAAACAATTCGGTGAAAACCACTAAGGCTGGGCAAAAGATAGCCCTAAAGCTCAAAGTGGTAGAGACAGGCTACGATCCTTCCGAGAAGTATCCGGCTTTTGTAAAGTGTGAAGACGCTACAGGTATTTTGTACCTTCGCTTTCGCTACAAAAACGAAAAGCCCTTATATCCCTTCAGAAGGGGAAGTCAGATAGTAGTTTACGGTAGGCTAAAAGAGTTTAAAGGCGAAAGGTACATGGTCCATCCAGAGGTATCTTTTCAAGAAAATGAGTTTGGTAGGATACTACCCTTTTACTACATAAGAACCAAAGGAGAAATAAAAACCTTCTCCTCAAAGACAAGACATAAAAAAGTCAGGCAAGCGATAGAAAAGCTCCTTGAGTATACAAAATTTATGCCCGAGTATCTACCTGCGGAACTGCTCCAAAAATATGGATTTCCCAAGATAGGTGAAAGCCTCTATCTTGCACATAACCCTTGCGATGAGGATGAAGATACCCTTAACAGCTTCAGAACATCTTTTCAAAGAAGACTCATCTACGAAGAGCTTCTCCTTTTCCAACTTGCCCTTCAGGTAAAAAAGAGGCAGATAAAGAGCCTTTCGGCTGTTTGCCTTACAAAGCCTGAGGAACATATGGAAGAGTTTATGAGCACCTTACCCTTTAGATTGACAGAGGCTCAGAGGAAGGTACTCAAGGAGATATCATTGGATATAAAGAGCAAAAGACCTATGAATAGACTCCTTCAGGGTGATGTGGGAAGCGGGAAGACAGTGGTAGCGATGGCTGTCTCTTACGCCTTTGCCAAAGAAGGATACCAGTGCGCCATAATGGCTCCCACTGAAATACTTGCACAGCAACACTACGAAAGCTTTAGAAAGTTTCTTGAACCTCTCGGTATAAGGGTAAGTATTTTGACAGGTTCTATCAGAGGTTCTACCAGAAGGAGCATATATAAGCATGTAAACACTGGGGACATACAAGTGCTTATAGGTACACACGCCCTCCTTCAGGATAATTTAGAGTTCAAAAATTTGGCTTTTGTTGTTATAGATGAACAGCATAGGTTCGGTGTTATGCAAAGGAAAGACATGTTGAAGAAAGGGAAGGGGCTTTTCCCTCACTGCCTTGTGATGAGTGCAACACCTATACCCAGAACCTTAGCCCTTTGTTTGTACGGTGATCTTGATATATCTATCATAGATCAGATGCCCAAAGGAAGGAAGCCAGTAATTACCAAAGTGCTGTTTGAGTCTGAAATGGAGAGATGCTTAAGTTTTATAAGGCAGGAACTTAGCAAAGGTGGAAAGGTTTACGTCATATACCCTCTTATAGAGAGTTCCGAAAAGCTACAGCTAAAGTCGGCTACCGATGAGTATATACGCTGGAAGGATCTATTTCCAGACAGAAAGGTACTTTTGATGCATGGGAAACTCAAAGATAGCGAAAAGGAAGCTGTTATGAAGGAGTTTAGAAAGGACGGTGATATTTTGGTTTCCACCACTGTGGTGGAGGTAGGAGTAGATGTACCTTCAGCCACAGTTATGGTAATAGAATCGGCTCACATGTTTGGACTCTCTCAGATACACCAGCTCAGAGGTAGAGTGGGAAGGTCGGAAAGACAGGGCTATTGCTTTCTCATAGTACCTGATCATCTCAGAAATACAGATGCGGAGGCTATAAATAGACTTAAAATTCTCGTGCAGATAAATGATGGATTCAAGATAGCTGAAGAGGATCTAAAGCTAAGAGGACCAGGAGAGCTTATGGGTGTTTCCCAATCCGGATACTTTGGCTTTAATGTTGCAAACTTAGCAAGGGTACAGGACAAATACATGCTACAGCTCGCTAAAGAAGACGTCAGCCGATTTATAGATAACTTGACAAGTGTTGAGGATATTAAAAAGCTTCTTATATACAAATACTCGGAGCGTATAGACATAAGTTACATAGCTTAA